Proteins from one Staphylococcus saprophyticus subsp. saprophyticus ATCC 15305 = NCTC 7292 genomic window:
- a CDS encoding tetratricopeptide repeat protein encodes MAHKDNVIPMKLDSQFYKKLGDQKFHQQEYKKAASYFAKVLEMSPQDFETKVKYSECLVSLGIGSKAEHLFYESIAQGEEVEESYFQLSQLNITMNEANKAFLFGINYVTISGDEDYKEELEEMFEVSYHTPEKIETESKLFAIQLIFQYLFSQGRLPEARNFILNQSTDIQEHRVVRNLLAMCYLYLNEYETAKEMFERLLSEDNTDVHALCHYTLLLYNTNDSEKYHRYLKILNKVMPMNEDESFKLGIVLCYLKQYEASQKILQPLYRRGKFLSIQMYNALSYNHYHLGNHEESKFFWTKLQEISKVDVGHAPWVIEESKAYFDQQVLPLLLNDNSHHRLYGIFLLNQLKGREVLLTQEIWGVLESMNDYEKLYLTYLIQDLKLNKLDFIHKGMLMLYDIEALKNNEDLFIVWIDQAEAIISEKVDLANVSDYVAAFVYMYFRHSEIKVTKQQVLDWFKISSYRLNKTIDYLVSI; translated from the coding sequence ATGGCGCATAAAGACAATGTAATACCAATGAAATTAGATAGTCAATTTTATAAAAAATTAGGAGATCAAAAATTTCATCAACAAGAATATAAAAAAGCGGCATCTTACTTCGCTAAAGTGCTTGAAATGTCACCTCAGGATTTTGAAACAAAAGTAAAATATTCGGAGTGCTTAGTTAGTTTAGGTATAGGTAGCAAGGCTGAACATCTTTTTTATGAAAGTATTGCACAAGGTGAAGAAGTTGAAGAAAGTTATTTTCAATTAAGCCAGTTAAATATAACGATGAATGAAGCCAATAAAGCATTTTTATTTGGTATTAACTATGTAACAATATCTGGTGATGAGGATTATAAAGAAGAACTTGAAGAAATGTTTGAAGTCTCATATCATACACCTGAAAAAATAGAGACAGAAAGTAAATTATTTGCGATTCAACTTATTTTCCAATATTTATTTTCACAAGGCCGCTTACCAGAGGCTCGAAATTTTATTTTAAATCAAAGTACTGACATTCAAGAACACCGCGTCGTACGTAATTTATTAGCAATGTGTTATTTATATTTAAACGAATACGAAACTGCTAAAGAAATGTTTGAACGTTTATTAAGCGAGGACAACACAGATGTGCATGCATTATGTCATTATACATTGTTGCTATACAACACGAATGATAGTGAAAAATATCATCGCTACTTAAAAATATTAAACAAAGTAATGCCGATGAATGAAGATGAGTCATTTAAATTAGGTATCGTGCTCTGTTATTTAAAACAATATGAAGCTTCGCAAAAGATTCTACAACCACTTTATAGAAGAGGAAAGTTCCTTTCGATTCAAATGTATAATGCACTCAGCTATAATCATTATCATTTAGGCAATCATGAAGAAAGTAAATTCTTTTGGACAAAATTACAAGAAATTTCTAAAGTTGATGTTGGCCATGCACCTTGGGTTATTGAAGAGAGCAAAGCGTATTTTGACCAACAAGTATTGCCGTTATTGTTGAATGATAATAGCCACCATAGATTATATGGCATCTTTTTATTAAACCAATTAAAGGGCCGTGAAGTACTCTTAACCCAAGAAATTTGGGGTGTACTAGAATCTATGAATGATTATGAGAAACTCTATTTGACTTATTTAATTCAAGATTTAAAATTAAACAAATTAGATTTTATTCACAAAGGCATGTTAATGCTTTATGATATTGAGGCATTGAAAAATAATGAAGATTTATTTATAGTATGGATTGATCAAGCAGAAGCGATCATTTCGGAAAAAGTTGACCTAGCAAATGTTAGTGATTATGTTGCTGCATTTGTATATATGTATTTTCGTCATTCTGAAATCAAAGTTACAAAGCAACAAGTTTTAGATTGGTTTAAAATTTCATCTTACCGTTTAAATAAGACGATAGATTATTTAGTGAGCATATAA
- the rapZ gene encoding RNase adapter RapZ, which yields MQPDEKEIVKSELLVVTGLSGAGKSVVIQSLEDIGYFCVDNLPPILLPKFVELMGQGNPSLQKVAIAIDLRGKELFKSLIHEMDLIKSNSDVIVDMMFLEASNERLISRYKETRRAHPLNGNGQRSLIESINEERELLTEIKSLANYTIDTTQMKPKELRKRIGDYFNKSNVQTFNINVTSFGFKHGIQMDADLVFDVRFLPNPHYVDELRPLTGEDEAVYKYVMKWKETNIFYEKLIDLLKFMVPGYKKEGKSQLVIAIGCTGGQHRSVALAKRIGAELNESFDYNVYVHHRDAHVESGVKHKDEKN from the coding sequence ATGCAACCGGATGAAAAAGAAATAGTAAAAAGTGAATTATTAGTCGTTACAGGTTTATCAGGTGCTGGGAAATCTGTAGTCATTCAAAGTCTAGAAGATATCGGTTATTTCTGTGTAGACAACTTACCACCGATACTTTTACCTAAATTTGTAGAATTGATGGGGCAAGGTAATCCATCATTACAAAAAGTTGCAATTGCAATCGATTTAAGAGGGAAAGAATTGTTTAAATCATTAATCCACGAAATGGATTTAATTAAAAGTAACTCTGATGTGATTGTGGATATGATGTTCTTGGAAGCATCTAATGAGCGTTTAATTTCTAGATATAAAGAAACAAGACGTGCGCATCCGTTAAATGGAAATGGACAACGTTCATTGATAGAATCGATAAATGAAGAACGTGAGTTATTAACAGAAATTAAAAGTCTAGCGAACTATACGATTGATACGACGCAAATGAAACCAAAAGAATTGCGTAAACGCATTGGTGACTATTTCAATAAGAGCAATGTACAAACATTTAATATTAATGTAACGAGTTTTGGATTTAAGCATGGTATTCAAATGGATGCAGACTTAGTATTCGATGTGAGATTTTTACCGAATCCACACTATGTTGATGAATTAAGACCACTCACAGGAGAAGATGAAGCGGTTTATAAATATGTTATGAAATGGAAAGAAACAAATATATTTTATGAAAAATTAATAGATTTATTGAAATTTATGGTACCAGGATATAAAAAAGAAGGTAAATCACAACTGGTTATCGCAATCGGTTGTACTGGTGGTCAACACCGTTCAGTCGCATTAGCCAAACGTATCGGAGCAGAACTTAACGAAAGTTTTGATTACAATGTGTATGTGCATCACAGGGATGCACATGTGGAAAGTGGCGTGAAACATAAAGATGAGAAGAATTAA
- the trxB gene encoding thioredoxin-disulfide reductase, with protein sequence MAEQVDFDIAIIGAGPAGMTAAVYASRANLSTVMIERGMPGGQMANTEEVENFPGFEMVTGPDLSTKMFEHAKKFGAQYQYGDIKSIEDKGAYKEVNLGNKVITAHAVIISTGAEYKKIGVPGEQELGGRGVSYCAVCDGAFFKGKKLFVIGGGDSAVEEGTFLTKFADSVTIVHRRDELRAQKILQDRAFKNEKIDFIWSHTLKTINDKDGKVGSVTLESTKDGSEQTLDADGVFIYIGMKPLTVPFQDLGITNEVGYVLTNEDMSTSIPGIYAAGDVREKGLRQIVTATGDGSIAAQSAIAYIEHIKDTIEA encoded by the coding sequence ATGGCTGAACAAGTGGATTTTGATATTGCAATTATTGGTGCAGGCCCAGCAGGTATGACTGCAGCAGTTTATGCATCTCGCGCAAACTTAAGTACTGTAATGATAGAACGTGGCATGCCTGGTGGACAAATGGCAAATACGGAAGAAGTTGAAAACTTTCCAGGATTTGAAATGGTAACAGGTCCGGACTTATCTACAAAAATGTTTGAACATGCGAAAAAATTTGGTGCACAATATCAATATGGTGACATTAAATCAATCGAAGATAAAGGCGCATATAAAGAAGTGAACCTAGGAAATAAAGTAATCACTGCACATGCAGTTATTATCTCAACAGGTGCAGAATATAAAAAAATTGGTGTGCCAGGTGAACAAGAACTTGGTGGCCGTGGTGTAAGTTATTGTGCAGTTTGTGATGGTGCATTCTTTAAAGGTAAAAAATTATTTGTTATTGGTGGCGGTGATTCAGCCGTTGAGGAAGGCACATTCCTTACAAAATTTGCGGATAGCGTAACCATTGTACACCGTAGAGATGAATTACGTGCGCAAAAAATATTACAAGATCGCGCATTTAAAAATGAAAAAATTGATTTTATCTGGAGCCACACACTAAAAACAATTAACGACAAAGATGGTAAAGTAGGATCAGTCACATTAGAATCAACAAAAGATGGTTCTGAACAAACATTAGATGCGGATGGTGTATTTATTTATATTGGTATGAAACCACTGACAGTACCTTTCCAAGATTTAGGTATTACAAATGAAGTCGGTTATGTCTTAACGAATGAAGATATGAGTACAAGCATTCCTGGTATTTACGCAGCAGGCGATGTACGTGAAAAAGGTTTACGTCAAATCGTTACTGCAACAGGTGATGGTAGTATTGCAGCACAAAGTGCTATCGCATATATTGAACACATCAAAGATACAATAGAAGCATAA
- a CDS encoding acyltransferase: MRNLKKQQVQGKNPLWHMYRFVKGMKMFKQTLIIEVCRYLPNVKLKHWAYRKLLKMDIGAHTAFAFKVVPDLLYPEYITIGKNCVIGYNSTILTHEFLVDAFTTGPVKIGDHTLIGANVTILPGVTIGNHVKIGAGSIVAKDIPDHALAYGNPIQIIK, translated from the coding sequence ATGCGTAATTTAAAGAAACAACAAGTTCAAGGTAAAAATCCTTTATGGCATATGTATCGTTTTGTCAAAGGAATGAAAATGTTTAAACAAACGTTAATTATTGAAGTTTGCCGTTATTTGCCTAATGTGAAATTAAAACATTGGGCATATCGTAAATTATTGAAAATGGATATCGGGGCTCATACAGCATTCGCTTTCAAAGTAGTTCCTGATTTATTGTATCCTGAATACATCACGATTGGTAAAAATTGTGTGATTGGCTATAATTCAACGATTTTAACACATGAATTTTTAGTAGATGCATTTACTACAGGCCCTGTGAAAATTGGGGATCATACCTTGATTGGTGCAAATGTGACCATCCTACCAGGCGTTACCATTGGTAATCATGTTAAGATTGGTGCGGGTTCTATTGTAGCCAAAGATATTCCAGATCATGCATTAGCGTATGGGAATCCCATACAAATAATAAAATAA
- the yvcK gene encoding gluconeogenesis factor YvcK family protein gives MRRIKLVLIGGGTGLSVLARGLKDYPIDITTIVTVADDGGSTGKIRNEMDIPAPGDIRNVISALSETESTLEQLFQYRFKENQVEGHSLGNLLIAALTNITDDFGHAVKELSKILNIRGRVIPSTNTSVRLNAVMEDGEIVYGESKIPKKNKKIERVFLEPEDVKPMEEAVEAIEEADLIVMGPGSLYTSVISNLCVKGIADALLKVDAPKLYVSNVMTQPGETNNYSAVDHVNAIHDHMGAKCINYVICSTQNFHGNVLERYREENAEPVKCNTTDMEAQNIKVFTHPDLVEVSSEDYVRHNTEVLSKMIYEIAMRETATIEFNRNKDHNKDHNE, from the coding sequence ATGAGAAGAATTAAACTTGTACTAATAGGTGGCGGTACAGGCTTATCCGTTTTAGCTCGAGGCCTTAAAGATTACCCAATAGATATTACGACAATTGTCACAGTTGCCGATGATGGTGGGAGCACAGGAAAAATAAGAAATGAAATGGATATACCTGCACCGGGAGATATAAGAAATGTAATTTCTGCATTAAGTGAAACTGAGTCAACTTTAGAACAACTTTTCCAATATCGTTTTAAAGAAAACCAAGTTGAAGGTCATTCGCTTGGCAATTTACTGATTGCCGCGTTAACGAATATTACGGATGATTTTGGACATGCAGTTAAAGAATTAAGTAAGATTTTAAATATTAGAGGTCGTGTTATTCCGTCTACTAATACAAGTGTGCGTTTAAATGCAGTCATGGAAGACGGAGAAATCGTATATGGCGAGTCTAAGATTCCAAAAAAAAATAAAAAAATCGAACGTGTATTTTTAGAACCTGAAGATGTAAAACCGATGGAAGAAGCAGTTGAAGCGATTGAAGAGGCAGATTTAATTGTTATGGGGCCAGGTTCTTTATATACAAGTGTCATTTCAAATTTATGCGTAAAAGGTATCGCAGATGCATTACTTAAAGTAGATGCCCCTAAATTGTATGTTTCAAATGTAATGACACAGCCAGGTGAAACGAATAATTATTCTGCTGTCGATCATGTCAATGCTATCCATGATCACATGGGTGCGAAATGTATTAACTATGTTATTTGTAGCACGCAAAATTTTCACGGTAATGTATTAGAACGCTATAGAGAAGAAAATGCAGAACCTGTAAAATGCAACACGACAGATATGGAAGCACAGAATATTAAAGTCTTTACACATCCTGATTTAGTAGAAGTGTCTTCAGAAGATTACGTGCGCCATAACACTGAAGTACTTTCAAAAATGATCTATGAAATCGCTATGAGAGAAACGGCGACAATTGAGTTTAATCGAAATAAAGATCATAATAAAGATCATAACGAATAA
- a CDS encoding YitT family protein codes for MKNLINKHYKNIIFCLIGTFINAIGVNCFLLGSNLGDGGTVGISLSLMYAFGLSPAWTSFIINTVVVFVGWKFLSKTVAVYTVISNTALSLFLHLTENINLGVDNFVINSLFGGAVIGIGAGLVISTGSTLGGTSVIAKIVNKYSEIKTSQGIFILDALVVLSFLMVLPLENVLFTIIMLFVTERATSFVIEGFNPKKAVTVISSKSDLISDKINAFTGRGSTILTGKGGYGKSETHMLYVVVPQSQVTRVKKLVNEVDENTFLVIHDVRDVLGSTFINMN; via the coding sequence ATGAAAAATTTAATAAACAAGCATTATAAAAACATTATATTCTGTTTAATTGGTACATTCATAAATGCGATTGGTGTAAACTGTTTTTTACTTGGATCAAATCTAGGTGATGGTGGCACAGTAGGGATATCATTATCTCTTATGTATGCATTCGGTTTATCGCCAGCGTGGACCTCATTTATTATCAATACCGTTGTCGTATTTGTAGGGTGGAAATTTTTAAGTAAAACGGTAGCGGTCTACACCGTTATTTCCAACACTGCGTTGTCTCTATTTTTACATTTAACTGAAAATATTAATCTAGGTGTAGATAATTTTGTTATTAATTCTTTATTTGGGGGCGCTGTGATTGGTATCGGTGCAGGGCTAGTAATTTCTACTGGTAGTACACTGGGTGGTACATCAGTCATTGCGAAAATTGTGAATAAATACTCCGAGATCAAAACGTCACAAGGTATTTTTATACTAGATGCACTTGTTGTTCTTTCATTCTTAATGGTACTACCATTAGAAAATGTGCTGTTTACCATTATTATGTTATTTGTTACGGAACGTGCCACGTCCTTCGTTATCGAAGGTTTCAATCCGAAAAAAGCAGTTACAGTGATTTCAAGCAAAAGTGATTTAATTAGTGATAAAATCAATGCGTTTACCGGTAGAGGGTCAACCATATTAACTGGTAAAGGTGGTTATGGAAAGTCAGAAACACATATGTTGTACGTCGTTGTACCGCAATCACAAGTTACAAGGGTCAAGAAACTGGTAAATGAAGTGGATGAAAATACATTCCTAGTGATTCACGATGTGCGTGATGTTTTAGGCAGTACCTTTATAAATATGAATTAA
- the whiA gene encoding DNA-binding protein WhiA, with amino-acid sequence MSFASDMKNELTRIEVDEENAKAELSALIRMNGALSLSNQQFVINVQTENATTARRIYSLIKKVFNVEVELLVRKKMKLKKNNIYICRIKARAREILDDLGILKNGVFTHEIDETMIHDDEMRRSYLRGAFLAGGSVNNPETSSYHLEVFSLYEDHSEGITQLMNAYELNAKHLERKKGSIAYLKEAEKISDFLSLIGGYQALLKFEDVRIVRDMRNSVNRLVNCETANLNKTVSAAMKHVESIHLIDKEIGLDNLPDRLREIAKLRIEHQEVSLKELGEMMSTGKISKSGVNHRLRKLNEMADKLRSGEPIEL; translated from the coding sequence ATGAGCTTTGCATCAGATATGAAAAATGAACTTACTAGAATTGAAGTAGATGAAGAAAATGCAAAAGCAGAGCTCAGTGCGCTTATTCGAATGAATGGTGCACTCAGTCTATCCAATCAACAGTTTGTTATTAACGTTCAAACCGAAAATGCAACAACAGCAAGACGGATTTATTCGTTAATAAAAAAAGTGTTTAATGTGGAAGTGGAACTACTCGTACGCAAGAAAATGAAATTGAAAAAAAATAATATCTATATTTGTCGTATTAAGGCAAGAGCCAGAGAAATATTAGATGATTTAGGTATTTTAAAAAATGGTGTCTTTACCCATGAAATCGATGAAACTATGATTCATGATGATGAAATGCGTCGCAGTTATTTGAGAGGTGCCTTTCTAGCTGGTGGTTCTGTTAACAATCCAGAAACGTCATCTTATCATTTAGAGGTTTTTTCGTTATATGAAGATCATTCTGAAGGTATCACACAATTAATGAATGCGTATGAATTAAATGCAAAACATCTAGAACGTAAGAAAGGCAGCATTGCTTACTTAAAAGAAGCAGAAAAAATATCCGATTTTTTAAGTTTGATAGGTGGTTATCAAGCACTTTTGAAATTTGAAGACGTTCGTATTGTTCGAGATATGAGAAATTCTGTGAATCGATTGGTTAATTGTGAGACAGCCAATTTAAATAAAACTGTAAGTGCAGCCATGAAACATGTAGAAAGTATACATTTAATTGATAAAGAAATTGGTTTAGACAACCTTCCAGATAGATTGCGTGAGATCGCAAAATTAAGAATTGAGCACCAAGAAGTTTCATTAAAAGAATTAGGTGAAATGATGTCGACGGGAAAAATATCTAAATCTGGTGTGAATCATAGATTAAGAAAGTTAAATGAGATGGCTGATAAATTAAGAAGCGGTGAGCCTATCGAACTATAG
- a CDS encoding Ltp family lipoprotein — protein MRSGENTKRIKINKKSKKISKGWFWGCGSGCGCLILLVIIIIGISACTANLGNLDTNDNSSNNSNNSSASREEKSALNKAKTYSNVMHMSKDGIYNQLMSEADGFKESDAQYAVDNLKANYKKNALEKAKDYADTQDMSNDAIYNQLTSDIEGFTEEQAQYTIDQLDK, from the coding sequence ATGCGCAGTGGAGAGAATACCAAGCGCATCAAAATCAACAAAAAATCGAAAAAAATTAGTAAAGGTTGGTTTTGGGGTTGTGGATCTGGTTGCGGTTGTTTAATTTTGTTAGTAATTATCATTATAGGCATCTCAGCATGTACTGCAAACCTAGGCAACTTAGACACTAATGATAATTCATCAAACAATTCAAACAACAGTAGTGCTTCTAGAGAAGAAAAATCTGCATTAAACAAAGCGAAAACCTATTCGAACGTTATGCACATGTCAAAAGATGGCATCTATAATCAATTAATGTCTGAAGCTGATGGTTTTAAAGAATCAGATGCACAATATGCAGTAGATAATTTAAAAGCGAATTATAAAAAGAATGCTCTCGAAAAAGCTAAAGATTATGCTGATACACAGGATATGTCAAACGATGCAATATACAATCAATTAACATCAGATATTGAAGGATTCACGGAAGAACAAGCGCAATACACTATTGATCAATTAGATAAATAG